CTCTATTACCAACCTTCAGTACGGATTTTACTCGCACACAATGGCTGATTCGTTTTCAACAATCCGAAATTGAAATTGCTTTAGATCAAGGTTTAATTAAAAATTCGCAAGGCGAAGAAGCCATTTGTGAAATAGAGTTTGAATTAAAAAGCGGTAATTTATCTGATTTAATTGATTTGTTATTAGAAATGCCGAAGAAAGACGGTATGTGGCTAAGTAGCTTAAGTAAAGCACAGCGTGGATACTTAGTTGGTAACAAGGAAAAAATTGCAAAAGAAATGGCTAAACTGACCGCTTGTAAGGCTGAATTCACCGATATTGAAAAATATCAACTTACTCAACAAGTGGCTGATTTTATCAGACTTACACAAGATAGTTCACTTATTGATTATTACCAACATCTTACTCAAACAACATTAGAGAATATTGATTATTTGACAACTCGACATTATCTTGAGCAAAATATTTTACTTATTAAAAAATATTATGATAATTCCCTATAAAATATAAAGGCGATTTAACGCCTTTATTTAATCACTTCAAACGTTTGTGCTGGGAAATTAATGCCGTTAATTTTTATCGCAAGAGTATATTTCCCAACTGGATCTTTTTGATCAAACTTCCAACATCTTTGAATAAATTGATCATTCTGGCTCGGCAAATGAATTGAAATCGTATTGGTTTTTCCATTTTTTGAGACTTTTCTTGATCCATTTGGATCAGAAAAATTCGCTTTTTTAGGCGAAGAAAATACTTCGGTTATTTGATTACTCGGTAAAAATGGCATATTGAATACAATCCAACATAAATTATGCCCACTATTTTTTATTGAATATTTTTTATCTTGAATTTCATTCAATTTACCATTGCTAATATCAACTACTGCTAATTTTAATATCGGTGGATAATCTTTAGGTAAATTAGCCATTTGTTGTTCTGTAACAATGGGAATAATCACGACTTCTTGTGCAAATGAGAAAGCTGAGATCGCACTCAAAAATAACGCTATAATTTTCTTCATTCCATTTTCTCCGTTTTCATTTGATGCTTTTCTCGCAAAGCTTGGGCGACAATTGCAATTGCTTCACCACT
The nucleotide sequence above comes from Pasteurellaceae bacterium Orientalotternb1. Encoded proteins:
- a CDS encoding adenylate cyclase, which codes for MENEIELKIMLLPENITLLTDWFNQQTILHSETNNLDNTYYDSDDRYFAKNKMGLRVRTKNNKHEITLKMKGDIVGGLHIRPEYNLALDTHQPDFKRLVSHYNLQFEDNSILDKPLLPTFSTDFTRTQWLIRFQQSEIEIALDQGLIKNSQGEEAICEIEFELKSGNLSDLIDLLLEMPKKDGMWLSSLSKAQRGYLVGNKEKIAKEMAKLTACKAEFTDIEKYQLTQQVADFIRLTQDSSLIDYYQHLTQTTLENIDYLTTRHYLEQNILLIKKYYDNSL